The Thermococcus celericrescens genomic interval ACCAAGCTCGCACTCAAGAAGTCCCGGGCCAAGTTCAGGCTCGTCAACTTCGGAGACCTGATGTTCGACGAGGCCGTCGGGGCGGGACTGGTGAGGCACAGGGATGAGATGAGGAAGCTCGACCCGAACGTTCAGAAGGAGCTTCAGATGAAGGCCGCGAGAAGGATAGTCGAGATGTCCCAGCGCGAGCCGGTCCTGATCGACACCCATGCGACGATAAGGACGCCTGTGGGCTACCTCCTCGGTTTTCCCAGGGAGGTTATTGAGGTTATAAACCCCAACTTCATCGTCATAATCGAGGCGGCACCGAGCGAGATACTCGGAAGGCGCCTACGCGACCTGAAGCGCGACCGTGACGTGGAGACTGAGGAGCAGATACAGAG includes:
- a CDS encoding adenylate kinase, which codes for MPFVVMITGIPGVGKSTITKLALKKSRAKFRLVNFGDLMFDEAVGAGLVRHRDEMRKLDPNVQKELQMKAARRIVEMSQREPVLIDTHATIRTPVGYLLGFPREVIEVINPNFIVIIEAAPSEILGRRLRDLKRDRDVETEEQIQRHQDLNRAAAVSYAMHSNALIKIIENHEDKGLQEAVHELVEVLDLAVGEYD